A region from the Candidatus Electrothrix scaldis genome encodes:
- a CDS encoding SDR family oxidoreductase yields MRQESQKKQRRLGVLIGGSGLIGGTLAHYFKSKTPEEFDIRAPSSKKLSIRTSQDIILYLQRVKPDFVINAAMASLDSDAQLAFETNYLGNVNLARACAALKIPYLYLSSAAVLPHGKNLVEEDRLPLKPNMTNYAKSKIMAETTLEYMGETQGLDYTVIRVGIVYGEHDHKIQGFHRLLFTIADESMPFLFTKRKVEHSHTNANKLPYFVHHILDHREEFSRQTYHFVDKEPVAFDDLVLTIRAYLELKKPREIYVPYYCVRIGAFCLERLARFLGWFGISARLPPEYMFLKDLYCSQILSREKLDQSSFVDPEPEENIYTRLPSLIVYYLTRWGHLNLITRFKNEFFADTLEDDFLYHPQELLRSVHADSIAPFPELVEEGGENEESSYATN; encoded by the coding sequence ATGAGGCAGGAATCACAGAAAAAACAACGTCGTCTCGGCGTCCTTATCGGCGGGTCCGGTTTGATAGGCGGTACCCTTGCCCATTATTTTAAGTCCAAGACCCCTGAGGAGTTTGACATCCGGGCCCCGAGTTCCAAGAAACTTTCCATCAGAACTTCCCAGGATATCATCCTCTACCTGCAACGGGTGAAGCCGGACTTTGTCATTAATGCAGCAATGGCTTCCCTGGATTCAGATGCCCAGCTGGCCTTTGAAACCAACTATCTCGGCAATGTGAACTTGGCACGGGCCTGTGCCGCCCTGAAGATTCCCTACCTCTACTTGAGCTCCGCCGCTGTTCTGCCGCACGGGAAAAATCTTGTGGAAGAGGATCGGCTCCCACTCAAACCCAATATGACCAATTATGCCAAATCCAAAATCATGGCTGAGACGACCCTGGAGTATATGGGAGAAACACAGGGGCTTGATTACACGGTTATTCGGGTGGGAATAGTCTACGGCGAGCACGATCATAAGATCCAGGGATTTCATCGTCTGCTTTTTACCATTGCCGATGAATCCATGCCCTTTCTTTTCACCAAAAGGAAGGTGGAGCATTCGCACACCAACGCCAATAAACTCCCTTATTTTGTCCATCATATCCTGGATCATCGGGAGGAGTTTTCCCGCCAGACCTATCATTTTGTCGATAAGGAACCTGTGGCCTTTGATGACTTGGTTCTGACGATCAGGGCTTATCTTGAGCTGAAAAAACCACGGGAAATATATGTCCCTTACTATTGTGTGCGGATAGGGGCGTTTTGTTTGGAACGGCTCGCCCGTTTTCTCGGCTGGTTCGGCATCAGCGCCCGCCTGCCTCCAGAATATATGTTTCTCAAAGATCTTTATTGCTCCCAGATACTCTCCAGAGAGAAACTGGATCAGTCGAGTTTTGTCGACCCAGAACCGGAAGAGAATATCTATACCCGGCTCCCCAGTCTGATCGTCTATTATCTGACCCGCTGGGGGCACCTCAACTTGATTACCCGTTTTAAAAATGAATTTTTTGCTGATACCCTGGAGGATGAT
- a CDS encoding DUF1566 domain-containing protein codes for MKRLLFSLSLLALPALLNAQTLTVNDIGVMHRLKMRIQFVGEREAHVVSADILPAKVLEAELLDLSGSPLYEVPPWLKRFTNLRHLNLSDTSLGKESTIAVDTLAELRNALQAMPQLDVLNLADNPLFSHAADQSLTSVWQYLPHLRKLNLSNTQGTAKNYGSLAALTALSELDLSRNRIRNELAVLELNKLRKVIYLNVSDNGMSTFPEQALPTVVLQQLDMSNNSLEDIPFVDMPELEAWHLQANGAVRLAFRYGSSFLMTKIRQLIYDSGSDYNNLSMLPKGLPEKVRSNACSQGKIEIGQYIDHCDGTVTDTITGLMWKRCSEGLSGPYCGQGKVENYKWDDAVERFKNVEYAGYTDWRLPTIDELKTLVYCNNGVQNKNSGRCNDGSKKPNINQQAFPNTVPSDYWSSLNKNYKYAYTVDFSIGIKDYEEGSRYVRLVRNGQ; via the coding sequence ATGAAAAGACTGCTTTTTTCCCTGAGCTTGCTGGCTCTGCCCGCTTTGCTGAATGCACAAACACTCACGGTGAATGATATCGGAGTAATGCACCGTCTGAAGATGCGGATACAATTTGTCGGTGAACGGGAAGCGCATGTTGTGTCCGCTGATATTCTTCCGGCCAAAGTGCTGGAAGCGGAACTACTCGACCTTTCCGGTAGCCCGTTGTACGAAGTACCGCCGTGGCTGAAACGCTTCACCAATTTGCGTCATTTGAATTTATCTGACACCTCTTTGGGAAAAGAAAGCACCATTGCTGTTGATACCTTGGCAGAATTACGTAACGCTCTCCAAGCCATGCCACAGCTTGACGTGCTGAACCTTGCCGACAATCCACTCTTTTCTCATGCCGCTGACCAAAGCCTTACCTCGGTCTGGCAATATCTGCCGCACCTGCGTAAACTGAATCTCAGCAACACGCAGGGCACAGCGAAAAACTACGGTTCCTTGGCTGCGTTGACAGCACTGTCCGAACTGGATTTGAGCCGTAACCGGATAAGGAATGAGCTTGCGGTGTTGGAGTTGAACAAGTTGCGCAAGGTGATTTATCTGAATGTCTCCGACAACGGCATGAGCACGTTTCCTGAACAGGCTTTGCCGACAGTGGTGCTGCAACAGTTGGACATGAGCAACAACAGCCTGGAGGACATTCCCTTTGTTGACATGCCGGAGTTGGAAGCTTGGCATTTGCAAGCCAATGGCGCAGTACGGCTGGCATTCCGCTACGGCAGCAGCTTTTTGATGACTAAAATCAGGCAGCTCATTTACGACAGCGGGTCGGATTATAACAACCTTTCCATGTTGCCCAAAGGCTTGCCGGAAAAAGTTCGCAGCAATGCCTGTTCGCAAGGAAAAATTGAGATCGGGCAATATATTGATCATTGCGATGGCACCGTGACAGATACTATAACCGGACTGATGTGGAAACGCTGCTCAGAAGGTTTATCTGGGCCGTATTGTGGGCAGGGCAAGGTAGAGAATTATAAATGGGATGATGCGGTAGAACGCTTCAAGAATGTCGAATATGCCGGTTATACAGATTGGCGGCTGCCGACCATTGATGAGCTGAAAACTTTGGTCTATTGCAACAATGGGGTGCAAAACAAAAATAGCGGCAGATGCAATGATGGTTCTAAAAAGCCGAACATCAACCAGCAGGCTTTTCCGAATACAGTGCCCTCTGATTATTGGTCATCCCTTAATAAAAATTACAAGTACGCATATACTGTAGATTTTTCTATAGGAATAAAAGATTATGAAGAGGGAAGTCGTTATGTGCGGTTGGTGCGCAACGGACAGTGA
- a CDS encoding nucleotidyltransferase domain-containing protein, giving the protein MLISASQKEHIKKKIKEKLAGEPEVRKIVLFGSFVTSEQPNDIDIAIFQNSDEKYLPLALKYRKLVREIAKILPIDIIPLKAAVQGTLLHEIEAGEILYER; this is encoded by the coding sequence ATGCTGATTTCCGCCTCCCAAAAAGAACATATTAAAAAGAAAATCAAAGAAAAACTCGCAGGAGAACCGGAAGTGCGGAAGATTGTCCTGTTCGGCTCATTCGTCACCTCAGAACAACCGAATGACATTGATATTGCGATCTTTCAAAACAGCGATGAAAAATACCTGCCTCTTGCACTGAAATACCGCAAGCTTGTTCGGGAGATCGCCAAAATACTTCCTATTGATATCATCCCGTTGAAAGCCGCAGTCCAAGGTACATTGCTGCATGAAATAGAAGCCGGTGAGATCCTTTATGAGAGATGA
- a CDS encoding HEPN domain-containing protein, which yields MRDETAAWLKYAEENLQSSKLLLQSCLYNPCLQNVQQSVEKALKAIFLEKAIKLKKTHDVLELKNILFEHDIAIDLSEDDCDFLNSIYLPSKYPLGGILPDYEPDETTCQEAIKIAENTLQSVQRFINE from the coding sequence ATGAGAGATGAAACTGCGGCATGGTTGAAATATGCGGAAGAAAACCTCCAATCTTCCAAGCTGCTCCTGCAAAGCTGCCTGTATAATCCATGCCTACAGAATGTTCAGCAGAGTGTCGAAAAGGCCTTGAAAGCTATTTTTCTGGAAAAAGCAATCAAGCTGAAAAAAACACATGACGTGCTCGAATTGAAAAACATCCTGTTTGAACATGATATCGCTATAGATTTATCCGAGGATGACTGTGATTTTCTCAACTCCATTTATCTTCCCTCAAAGTATCCTCTTGGAGGCATTCTCCCTGATTATGAGCCGGATGAGACCACTTGCCAAGAGGCGATAAAAATTGCCGAGAACACGCTGCAATCCGTTCAACGATTCATCAACGAATAG
- a CDS encoding NADP-dependent isocitrate dehydrogenase, which translates to MSKIQVKNPIVELDGDEMTRIIWAFIKEKLILPYLDVDLKYYDLSVQKRDETNDQITVDAANAIKEHRVGVKCATITPDEARVEEFDLKEMWKSPNGTIRNIIGGTVFRQPIICSNIPRLVPGWTKPIVIGRHAFGDQYRATDFLVPGPGKLTMKFEPADGGEPVEYKVFDFPSSGCAMGMYNLDESIRGFARSCMNYGLNLGWPVYLSTKNTIMKKYDGRFKDLFQEVFENEFADKFAKAGITYEHRLIDDMVAAALKWEGGFVWACKNYDGDVQSDTVAQGFGSLGLMTSVLMTEDGQTVEAEAAHGTVTRHYREHQKGNATSTNPIASIFAWTRGLSYRGTFDNTPEVVKFAETLEKVCVETVEAGFMTKDLALLVGGDQGWLTTEEFLAKLDENLQAAMA; encoded by the coding sequence ATGAGTAAAATACAAGTAAAAAATCCAATTGTAGAGCTTGACGGCGACGAGATGACCCGCATCATCTGGGCCTTTATCAAGGAAAAACTGATCCTGCCCTATCTGGACGTTGACCTGAAATATTATGATCTTTCGGTCCAGAAACGAGATGAGACCAATGATCAGATCACCGTGGATGCGGCCAATGCGATCAAGGAGCATCGGGTCGGCGTGAAATGCGCCACCATCACCCCGGACGAGGCTCGGGTTGAGGAGTTTGATCTCAAAGAGATGTGGAAATCACCCAACGGCACCATCCGGAACATCATCGGCGGCACCGTGTTCCGTCAGCCGATCATCTGTAGCAATATCCCTCGCCTGGTTCCCGGCTGGACCAAGCCTATCGTCATCGGTCGTCATGCCTTTGGTGATCAGTACCGGGCAACCGATTTTCTCGTTCCCGGTCCGGGTAAGCTTACCATGAAATTTGAGCCTGCTGATGGCGGGGAACCTGTAGAATACAAGGTCTTTGACTTCCCTTCCTCCGGTTGCGCAATGGGTATGTACAACCTGGATGAGTCCATCCGTGGTTTTGCCCGCTCCTGTATGAACTACGGCCTCAACCTGGGCTGGCCTGTGTACCTGTCCACCAAGAACACCATCATGAAAAAGTACGATGGTCGGTTCAAGGATCTTTTTCAGGAGGTCTTTGAGAATGAATTCGCAGACAAATTCGCCAAGGCAGGCATCACCTACGAGCACCGCCTGATTGACGACATGGTAGCTGCCGCCCTGAAATGGGAAGGCGGTTTTGTCTGGGCCTGCAAGAACTATGATGGTGATGTGCAGTCTGACACCGTTGCTCAGGGCTTTGGTTCCTTGGGCCTGATGACCTCTGTCCTGATGACCGAAGACGGCCAAACCGTAGAGGCTGAGGCTGCCCACGGCACCGTGACCCGCCATTATCGGGAGCATCAGAAGGGCAATGCCACCTCCACCAACCCCATTGCCTCTATCTTTGCCTGGACCCGTGGCCTGAGCTATCGCGGTACATTTGACAACACCCCTGAGGTGGTCAAATTTGCCGAGACCCTGGAGAAGGTCTGTGTGGAAACTGTGGAAGCCGGTTTCATGACCAAGGACCTTGCTCTGCTGGTGGGTGGAGATCAGGGTTGGTTGACCACAGAAGAGTTCCTGGCCAAACTGGATGAGAATTTACAGGCGGCTATGGCCTGA
- the cmr6 gene encoding type III-B CRISPR module RAMP protein Cmr6: MTELKMRRDVFNTLEPSDWKNPSLFFDKGFKEWKEKDGDRGTDIGEHIRAVCDFPVPDIYIAAYRRWLGETVDKARFAPWYGELKGTRLFTGLGMAHVLEAQVCRHPVYGMPYIPGSALKGLARAKAREYAQKQKDREQVKQFNKVIDILFGTSTDALEADAGYLIFHDAWWIPKQEGGCEDKPYVPEVVTVHAAEYYANQGREGTPHPDMESPNPNQQLAVQGSFYFVVEGAQQWAELGRKFLTIALEEEGIGGKVAAGYGYFEEEEGSRREREAREEEERKRLADIEAEKEARRVADEKAEQEKIVAEKEAALLASLTPEKRLIHELKVLLDQYRSLTHKLGVEATKIQGELQGQIKRMLNHDKWIGAESGDRQEALKCIEQACPLLDKKIRKKRLNAARALLKTEYGE, translated from the coding sequence ATGACGGAGCTTAAAATGCGACGGGATGTCTTTAATACACTTGAGCCATCTGACTGGAAAAATCCCAGTTTGTTCTTTGACAAAGGGTTTAAGGAATGGAAAGAAAAGGATGGAGACAGGGGTACAGACATAGGCGAACACATCAGAGCGGTCTGCGACTTCCCGGTTCCTGATATCTACATAGCAGCTTACCGCCGCTGGCTTGGAGAAACAGTGGATAAAGCTCGCTTCGCCCCTTGGTACGGGGAGCTCAAGGGTACCCGCCTCTTCACCGGTCTGGGTATGGCCCATGTACTGGAGGCCCAAGTCTGCCGCCACCCAGTCTACGGCATGCCCTATATCCCTGGCTCAGCCCTGAAAGGGTTGGCCCGTGCTAAAGCCCGAGAGTATGCCCAAAAACAGAAAGATCGGGAACAGGTCAAACAGTTCAATAAGGTGATAGATATTCTCTTCGGCACCAGCACTGATGCCCTGGAAGCCGATGCAGGCTACCTGATTTTCCACGATGCCTGGTGGATTCCCAAACAAGAAGGCGGTTGCGAAGATAAACCTTATGTCCCCGAAGTCGTCACTGTCCATGCAGCGGAATATTATGCAAATCAGGGGAGAGAAGGTACTCCTCATCCTGATATGGAATCACCGAACCCCAATCAGCAATTAGCAGTGCAGGGGAGTTTCTATTTTGTGGTTGAGGGAGCGCAGCAATGGGCGGAGTTGGGTAGGAAATTTCTTACCATTGCCCTGGAGGAAGAAGGGATTGGCGGCAAGGTCGCTGCGGGGTATGGGTATTTTGAGGAAGAGGAAGGAAGTAGAAGAGAAAGAGAAGCACGAGAAGAGGAGGAGCGGAAGCGACTTGCCGATATAGAGGCAGAAAAAGAGGCTCGGCGGGTAGCTGATGAAAAAGCAGAGCAGGAAAAGATTGTTGCCGAAAAAGAGGCTGCATTGCTTGCAAGTTTGACCCCAGAGAAACGATTGATTCACGAACTAAAGGTCTTGTTGGATCAATACAGGAGCCTTACTCATAAGCTTGGAGTAGAAGCAACGAAAATCCAAGGCGAGCTTCAAGGGCAGATAAAAAGAATGCTGAATCACGATAAGTGGATTGGAGCAGAAAGCGGAGATCGACAAGAAGCTTTGAAGTGTATTGAACAAGCCTGTCCACTACTGGACAAGAAAATTAGAAAAAAAAGACTGAACGCAGCAAGGGCATTGCTGAAAACAGAATACGGCGAATAG
- the cmr5 gene encoding type III-B CRISPR module-associated protein Cmr5: protein MQTRQQKDALQALGDVQSILGKGEEFQKSYATAVHRFPFLIRQNGLQQTLAFYAGKAHAKKKENEQDGRNTAEGQFLGQIFKTLHLIGTDHVAILAELAGTDLQSYMLHTCRCLEVAIWYRRFVESVLKIDATGTSTEQTTDRGENHDGA from the coding sequence ATGCAAACACGACAACAAAAGGATGCATTGCAGGCCTTGGGAGATGTGCAAAGCATTTTGGGAAAAGGAGAAGAATTTCAGAAAAGTTACGCCACCGCTGTTCATCGTTTTCCTTTTCTGATCCGGCAGAATGGCCTCCAGCAGACCCTTGCCTTTTATGCGGGTAAAGCACATGCAAAAAAGAAGGAGAATGAGCAGGATGGAAGAAATACCGCTGAGGGACAATTTCTTGGCCAAATTTTTAAAACGCTGCATTTAATTGGGACAGATCATGTTGCAATTTTGGCTGAACTTGCAGGAACTGATCTGCAAAGCTACATGCTTCATACCTGTCGCTGTCTGGAAGTGGCTATCTGGTATCGGCGCTTTGTTGAAAGCGTATTGAAGATCGATGCCACGGGAACTTCCACCGAACAAACAACGGACAGAGGGGAGAACCATGACGGAGCTTAA
- the cmr4 gene encoding type III-B CRISPR module RAMP protein Cmr4 produces METMCYYIHALTALHAGTGQGVGVIDLPIAREKSTGLPIVPGSGIKGVLREELNPSNAGADDLQPCEDSDGNTKETEQCWEALFGPTAQDAEKGGFAGALNIQDAQLLCLPVRSVYGVFAWVTCPFILERYRRDSKQIVGTSPDWGMPCLEDGEKAWVTDDSKIDEKEKVFLEDLDFDVLKNNGNVNTLADKIAATIFPKDDTWQRFFKERFMIISDNVFSFLAETATEVRARIKLKEGTRTVEKGALWYEENLPAETLLWGMIGCDRSRSENHTGTAKDLMKHFQEQIGAEKGLQIGGNATVGRGRVRWIPGEERG; encoded by the coding sequence ATGGAAACGATGTGTTATTATATCCACGCATTAACCGCCCTCCATGCGGGAACCGGCCAAGGTGTCGGGGTTATTGACCTGCCCATTGCCCGGGAAAAATCCACAGGTCTGCCCATTGTTCCGGGCAGTGGGATCAAAGGGGTGTTGCGTGAAGAACTGAACCCCTCAAATGCTGGAGCGGATGACCTTCAGCCTTGCGAGGATTCGGATGGAAACACAAAAGAAACAGAACAATGTTGGGAAGCCCTGTTTGGCCCAACCGCTCAAGACGCAGAAAAAGGCGGTTTTGCCGGTGCGTTGAACATCCAGGATGCCCAATTACTTTGTTTACCGGTGCGTTCAGTGTACGGGGTCTTTGCCTGGGTGACTTGTCCGTTTATTCTGGAGCGGTATCGACGGGATTCAAAACAGATAGTTGGTACATCTCCTGACTGGGGAATGCCCTGTCTGGAGGATGGGGAGAAGGCTTGGGTCACGGATGACAGTAAGATTGACGAAAAAGAAAAGGTCTTTCTTGAAGATTTGGATTTTGATGTTCTCAAAAACAACGGCAATGTTAATACTCTGGCTGATAAAATTGCCGCTACGATTTTCCCAAAAGATGATACATGGCAGAGATTTTTCAAAGAACGCTTCATGATCATCTCGGACAACGTATTCAGCTTTCTGGCTGAAACAGCCACCGAAGTGCGAGCACGAATCAAGTTGAAGGAAGGCACCCGTACAGTGGAAAAAGGCGCTTTATGGTACGAAGAAAACTTGCCCGCTGAAACCCTGCTCTGGGGCATGATTGGTTGTGATCGTTCCCGTTCTGAAAATCATACAGGAACAGCTAAAGACCTGATGAAGCATTTTCAGGAGCAGATTGGGGCGGAAAAAGGTCTGCAAATCGGCGGTAATGCCACGGTGGGGCGGGGCCGAGTACGCTGGATTCCGGGTGAGGAGAGGGGCTAA
- a CDS encoding type III-B CRISPR module-associated Cmr3 family protein, with protein sequence MSDKSNNSPAYLFEPKSSLVFRTGRPFDQAGDPVSLDFPLPSTLAGACRTAIGDLRKINFVQDGHTLKDIPVHGPLAALISEDGKAKPLFPKPADAVYMRKLGQENAEVLQLHPRESPPDTWSDLQDKPGKDLELVYLPEDAEGKPVSGAGWWSRTHLTNWLLGKGLPAETLPEDLGWSGPQQELRTHVQLESKTFAAATGQLFQTNNLSFAPGRLNKDENRHEGWGKEQYGLLAHLPNDDLKETSQLFRRIGGEGRIAHMKQHAEGWPGIPEALTSALGKLEQGKELRGIRLVLATPALFTYGWRPGWIKDDMIGCPPGFSEEDKYTICLRLKAFIIPRWEPVSGWDLVKNSQDNTEDKQEKKGKGAARAVRRMVPAGAVYWFEVIAGHEHLPELWLRPISDLEQDQNDGYGLVLPGIWKR encoded by the coding sequence ATGAGTGATAAAAGCAACAACAGCCCCGCCTATCTTTTTGAACCAAAATCCTCCTTGGTCTTCCGTACAGGTAGGCCTTTTGACCAGGCAGGTGATCCTGTTTCTCTGGATTTCCCTCTGCCTTCCACCCTTGCCGGGGCCTGTCGTACCGCTATCGGTGACCTGCGTAAAATCAACTTTGTTCAAGATGGACATACGCTGAAAGACATTCCCGTGCATGGCCCGCTGGCCGCTCTTATCAGCGAAGACGGGAAAGCAAAGCCGCTTTTCCCGAAACCGGCGGATGCTGTGTATATGCGAAAGCTAGGACAGGAAAACGCTGAGGTACTGCAACTGCATCCGCGAGAAAGTCCGCCAGACACTTGGTCTGATCTCCAGGATAAGCCGGGGAAGGATTTGGAACTGGTTTACCTCCCTGAAGACGCTGAAGGAAAACCCGTATCAGGGGCTGGCTGGTGGAGCCGAACCCATTTGACAAACTGGTTATTGGGGAAAGGCCTTCCAGCAGAAACGTTACCTGAAGATTTAGGATGGTCCGGCCCGCAGCAGGAGCTGCGCACCCATGTGCAGTTGGAGTCAAAAACCTTTGCCGCTGCAACTGGTCAACTTTTTCAGACCAATAATCTCTCTTTCGCTCCTGGACGATTAAACAAGGACGAGAACCGACACGAGGGTTGGGGCAAGGAGCAGTACGGTCTGCTGGCCCATTTGCCAAATGATGACCTGAAAGAGACGTCACAGCTTTTCCGCCGTATCGGGGGAGAGGGCAGAATTGCGCATATGAAGCAGCATGCTGAAGGTTGGCCGGGAATCCCGGAAGCGCTGACCTCTGCGCTGGGTAAGCTGGAGCAGGGCAAAGAACTCCGAGGCATTCGCCTTGTTCTGGCAACCCCGGCTTTATTCACCTACGGCTGGCGACCTGGCTGGATTAAAGATGACATGATAGGTTGTCCACCGGGATTCTCTGAGGAAGATAAGTACACTATCTGTCTACGGCTCAAAGCCTTTATCATTCCGCGCTGGGAACCGGTTTCTGGTTGGGATTTGGTGAAAAATTCTCAAGATAATACTGAAGATAAACAGGAGAAAAAGGGAAAAGGTGCGGCCCGTGCTGTCCGCCGGATGGTGCCTGCTGGGGCTGTCTACTGGTTTGAGGTCATAGCAGGCCATGAACATCTCCCAGAACTTTGGCTCCGACCTATCAGTGACCTCGAACAAGATCAAAACGACGGCTACGGCTTAGTTCTGCCGGGTATCTGGAAAAGATAA
- the cas10 gene encoding type III-B CRISPR-associated protein Cas10/Cmr2, with translation MSDQETWLISLSIGPVQDFISAALRTRDLWFGSYMLSEVSKAAAIAIKKYSPDAIDLIFPAAENSEELKPDEVNVANRIVVQVQGNEEMMKVALAAGKKAAKLKLTCLIEQAKSKAPISLRDDIWEIQAKPEDLLELYGTAARIKDKDYQEAWKRLGQLNSARKNSRDFQQSVAEPNDSSLYGLPKSSLDGRRETVLPEGLDKKIRRRLRMGEGEQLDVMGLVKRLAGGEVDEQKQFNPTAKLQFTPTTRIAIDPWIRKVLDDPDGKGKAKLKKIHDTLKTHQQVLMNSGLITKVQGNEEIYKDMPFDAGLLYRSVLDANIQKSIREERSGDENLLRKLRKEVLQEVWKEYGQPCPYYALLLADGDRMGALIKAAQDKDHHKEISKCLSKFAQSVPDTARRHQAHCIYSGGDDVLLMAPLDKVLDLADKLRRDFKEALQSIAKKIGQDAPTFSVGIVIAHMQTPIGRVRRLASKAERLAKDGARKTDPQRNALAITVAPRSGADISFRANWDKTPVAKLDILASLYRDDKLPSGFGYELRQINQLVHDMKNKEKAGEIAELEMRRILNRKNQGGGGEKVTDDTINNVLAHAQQKQEDNDEIFDIESVYKEHLIARWLGAHGEERG, from the coding sequence ATGAGCGATCAGGAAACCTGGCTCATCAGTCTCTCTATCGGCCCGGTTCAGGACTTCATCTCCGCCGCCCTCCGTACTCGTGACCTCTGGTTCGGCTCTTACATGCTTTCGGAAGTGAGCAAGGCCGCTGCCATCGCCATAAAGAAATACAGCCCGGATGCCATTGATCTCATTTTTCCAGCCGCAGAAAACAGCGAAGAACTCAAACCCGATGAAGTCAATGTCGCCAACCGAATTGTCGTCCAGGTGCAGGGCAATGAAGAAATGATGAAAGTGGCTCTTGCAGCAGGGAAGAAAGCTGCAAAGCTGAAACTCACTTGCCTGATTGAGCAGGCCAAAAGCAAGGCGCCAATTTCTCTACGTGATGATATCTGGGAGATACAGGCCAAACCTGAAGACCTTCTTGAACTCTACGGTACCGCCGCCCGCATCAAAGACAAAGATTACCAGGAAGCCTGGAAACGCCTCGGTCAACTCAATTCTGCCCGTAAAAATAGCCGTGACTTTCAGCAATCTGTAGCAGAGCCGAACGACTCATCTCTGTATGGTCTTCCTAAATCTTCCCTGGACGGACGAAGGGAAACTGTGCTCCCGGAAGGCCTAGATAAAAAAATCCGGCGCAGGCTGCGCATGGGTGAAGGGGAACAGTTGGATGTGATGGGACTGGTTAAGCGACTGGCAGGTGGTGAGGTAGACGAACAAAAGCAATTCAATCCTACTGCCAAATTACAGTTCACCCCAACCACCCGTATCGCCATTGATCCGTGGATACGGAAGGTGCTTGATGATCCAGACGGCAAGGGGAAAGCTAAGCTGAAGAAGATTCACGACACCTTGAAAACGCATCAACAAGTTTTGATGAATAGCGGATTGATAACCAAGGTACAGGGCAATGAAGAGATATATAAAGATATGCCCTTTGATGCAGGTCTACTCTACCGGAGTGTCCTTGATGCAAATATCCAGAAAAGCATTCGTGAGGAAAGAAGCGGAGATGAAAACCTTCTGAGAAAGCTGCGTAAAGAGGTTCTGCAGGAGGTTTGGAAGGAATACGGCCAACCCTGCCCATACTACGCCCTGCTCCTAGCTGACGGCGACCGCATGGGTGCTCTCATCAAGGCTGCACAGGACAAAGATCATCATAAAGAAATCTCGAAATGCCTATCTAAGTTTGCCCAAAGCGTACCTGATACCGCAAGGAGGCATCAGGCCCACTGTATCTACTCCGGTGGCGATGATGTCCTGCTCATGGCCCCGCTGGATAAGGTCTTAGATCTTGCCGACAAACTGCGCCGTGATTTCAAAGAGGCCTTACAGAGCATTGCAAAGAAAATCGGACAAGATGCCCCCACCTTCAGTGTCGGCATTGTTATCGCCCACATGCAAACGCCCATTGGCCGGGTGCGCAGACTGGCCAGCAAGGCGGAAAGATTGGCAAAGGATGGGGCTCGAAAAACAGATCCCCAGCGCAATGCCCTGGCAATCACCGTTGCCCCGCGCTCCGGGGCGGACATCTCCTTCCGGGCGAACTGGGACAAAACTCCTGTTGCAAAGCTTGATATCCTAGCATCTCTTTACCGGGACGATAAACTACCCTCTGGTTTTGGCTATGAACTGCGCCAGATCAACCAGCTGGTGCATGACATGAAGAATAAAGAAAAAGCAGGAGAGATTGCCGAGCTGGAAATGCGACGTATCCTCAACCGAAAAAATCAGGGCGGCGGCGGGGAAAAGGTAACTGATGACACCATAAATAACGTCCTTGCCCATGCTCAACAGAAGCAAGAGGACAATGATGAGATTTTTGATATCGAGTCCGTGTATAAAGAACACTTGATCGCCCGTTGGCTGGGTGCGCATGGGGAGGAGAGAGGATGA